The Tripterygium wilfordii isolate XIE 37 chromosome 4, ASM1340144v1, whole genome shotgun sequence genome has a window encoding:
- the LOC119996263 gene encoding LOW QUALITY PROTEIN: gamma-glutamylcyclotransferase 2-2-like (The sequence of the model RefSeq protein was modified relative to this genomic sequence to represent the inferred CDS: inserted 2 bases in 1 codon) translates to MVFWVFGYGSLVWNPGFDYDEKVIGFIRDYRRVFDLACIDHRGTPEHPARTCTLEYIEGSICWGAAYCVRGGPEKEMLAMEYLERRECEYDQKSIVDFYEEGEPLQPALKGVIVFTSTPDKVSNKYYLGPAPLEDMARQIATAFGPCGNNRDYLFWLEKAMFDIGHEDDMVIELANEVRKVLGIVGKKTLAGCPHISLKSDVPALXIPEAIAMDL, encoded by the exons ATGGTGTTCTGGGTTTTCGGCTATGGCTCCCTGGTGTGGAACCCTGGATTTGACTATGATGAGAAAGTGATCGGCTTCATCAGAGATTACAGGCGTGTATTTGATCTCG CCTGCATTGATCACAGAGGTACACCTGAACACCCAGCGAGAACCTGCACGCTGGAGTACATTGAAGGATCCATATGC TGGGGTGCTGCTTACTGTGTTCGTGGGGGCCCTGAAAAGGAAATGTTGGCAATGGAG TATTTGGAGAGGAGAGAATGTGAATATGATCAAAAGAGCATTGTGGATTTTTATGAG GAAGGTGAACCCTTGCAACCTGCTTTAAAAGGAGTTATAGT ATTCACATCCACCCCTGACAAAGTATCCAACAAATACTATTTGGGACCTGCCCCATTGGAAGATATGGCCCG ACAAATTGCCACTGCATTTGGACCCTGTGGAAACAATAGAGACTACCTTTTCTGGCTAGAGAAAGCCATGTTTGATATTG GTCATGAAGATGACATGGTGATAGAATTGGCAAACGAAGTTAGGAAGGTGCTTGGGATTGTTGGGAAGAAGACGTTGGCCGGCTGTCCCCACATCTCTCTCAAGTCCGATGTGCCAGCCTT GATTCCGGAAGCTATTGCCATGGATTTGTAA